A DNA window from Ctenopharyngodon idella isolate HZGC_01 chromosome 8, HZGC01, whole genome shotgun sequence contains the following coding sequences:
- the si:ch73-61d6.3 gene encoding occludin, whose protein sequence is MFEKQPYDSPPMYTPPSNGFGPPGSFEDPRSEFDPYPPPPGSYYIGEEVPQHFYKWFSPPGIVKIMIGTVIILCLGIFACVASTLVWDMQYGLGYGSGYSSYPGYGSGYGVGSGYGYGSYGYGGGGYGYGSYYNSYPTPYSAKTSMIAIAAINFIIALGFFAASFSRTNTFRSRKFYLAVLIVSSIMAVIQGIINIVYIVGVNPMAQSSTSSYYNPMIMMCQNLYGSSVTGMGAGFPVYNQYLYHYCYVDPQEAVAMVCGFMVVVALAVAAFFSYRTRSKIWRYGKPNIYWDRPLMGGTEGRDVEDWVNRVQDGQSVQEASMVFSEKMAPVLASAPSVGSIPPKIGSVFSSDTHNIVSSNSYPEHSFSRPSHSTSPSGEVSSSPSDQTDTIRKPSASRGKRRRRNPELDESQYETEYTTGGETANDFDEDLWARLYPEITSDSQRHEYKKEFDSDLRSYKELCAEMDDINDQINKLSRELDTLDEGTSKYQAVAEEYNRLKDLKRMPDYQNKKHQCRKLRHKLFHIKRMVKIYDRGQ, encoded by the exons ATGTTTGAGAAACAACCCTACGATAGTCCCCCGATGTACACTCCCCCTTCCAATGGCTTCGGACCTCCGGGGAGCTTCGAAGACCCACGGAGTGAATTTGATCCGTACCCTCCACCTCCAGGATCCTACTATATTGGCGAGGAGGTACCACAGCATTTCTACAAGTGGTTCTCCCCTCCAGGAATTGTGAAGATTATGATAGGGACAGTTATAATCCTCTGTCTAGGAATCTTCGCCTGCGTGGCCTCGACTCTGGTTTGGGACATGCAGTACGGATTAGGTTACGGATCAGGATATTCAAGCTATCCTGGATATGGAAGTGGGTACGGAGTTGGCAGCGGGTATGGATACGGAAGCTACGGATACGGGGGAGGTGGATATGGTTACGGAAGCTACTACAATTCTTACCCGACCCCTTACTCGGCAAAGACCAGCATGATCGCCATCGCTGCCATAAACTTCATCATCGCTTTGGGATTCTTTGCAGCCAGCTTCTCCAGAACAAACACGTTCCGCAGCAGGAAGTTCTACCTGGCGGTGCTTATTGTCAGTTCCATAATGGCAGTGATTCAGGGCATTATAAACATTGTGTACATTGTAGGAGTGAACCCTATGGCTCAAAGCTCCACCAGCTCATACTACAACCCCATGATTATGATGTGTCAGAACCTCTACGGCAGTAGTGTGACAGGAATGGGGGCCGGTTTTCCTGTCTATAACCAGTACTTGTACCACTACTGCTACGTGGACCCTCAGGAG GCAGTTGCAATGGTTTGTGGGTTCATGGTTGTGGTGGCACTGGCTGTGGCAGCCTTCTTCTCCTATAGGACCAGAAGTAAAATCTGGCGCTACGGGAAGCCAAACATCTACTGGGATCGACCACTGATGGGAGGAACTGAGGGCAGAGATGTGGAGGATTGG gTCAACCGTGTACAGGATGGACAGAGCGTGCAGGAGGCGTCCATGGTGTTTTCAGAGAAGATGGCTCCTGTTCTGGCTTCTGCCCCCAGTGTCGGCTCCATCCCTCCAAAAATTGGCAGTGTCTTTAGCTCTGATACCCACAATATTGTCAG TAGTAACAGTTACCCAGAGCACTCTTTCAGCCGGCCATCTCACTCTACATCCCCGTCTGGAGAAGTGAGCTCTAGCCCCTCCGACCAAACGGACACCATCCGCAAACCGTCCGCCTCCAGGGGCAAGAGACGCAGGAGGAACCCTGAGCTGGACGAGTCCCAGTATGAAACGGAGTACACGACGGGAGGAGAGACCGCCAACGATTTTGACGAGGATCTGTGGGCACG TCTGTATCCAGAGATCACATCTGATTCCCAGCGACACGAGTATAAGAAAGAGTTTGACTCAGACCTCAGGTCCTATAAGGAACTGTGTGCCGAAATGGATGACATCAACGATCAGATAAACAAGCTCAGCAGAGAGCTGGACACACTTGATGAGGGAACGTCCAAGTACCAG GCTGTAGCAGAGGAATATAATCGTCTGAAAGACCTGAAACGG ATGCCAGATTATCAAAACAAGAAGCACCAATGTCGCAAACTACGCCACAAGCTTTTCCATATTAAACGAATGGTTAAGATCTACGACCGCGGTCAGTAA